Proteins from one Rosa chinensis cultivar Old Blush chromosome 7, RchiOBHm-V2, whole genome shotgun sequence genomic window:
- the LOC112178784 gene encoding uncharacterized protein LOC112178784, translated as MEEDGGDQAPLPHPPSSETPISDPNLDPPSTCPDSTVAHTQDDGSDSKPQLNQTDLFRAVEVVERDSLAIAESFNSLFSSLRLALSEVTSNSVDHMHCFGDAAGRLQESVLDAATKGNRYINSCLRLNEEMKGVDSLALQLKLLRRNVDALDSGVNRLLRLP; from the exons ATGGAGGAAGACGGAGGAGATCAAGCTCCGCTGCCGCATCCGCCGAGCTCCGAAACCCCAATCTCCGACCCAAACCTCGATCCACCGTCCACGTGTCCCGATTCCACAGTCGCTCATACTCAGGACGACGGCTCCGACTCAAAACCTCAGCTGAACCAGACCGATCTATTCAGAGCAGTCGAAGTCGTTGAGAGGGACTCCCTCGCCATCGCGGAGAGCTtcaactctctcttctcctccctCCGCCTCGCCCTCTCCGAA GTTACTAGCAACTCGGTTGATCACATGCATTGCTTTGGCGACGCCGCCGGCCGGCTTCAAGAATCCG TGCTTGATGCTGCTACGAAGGGGAATCGCTACATAAATTCATGTCTGAG attaaatgaagaaatgaagggtGTTGATAGTCTAGCCCTGCAGCT AAAACTCTTGAGAAGAAATGTTGATGCTCTAGACTCTGGAGTTAACAGGCTCCTTCGCCTTCCATGA
- the LOC112178579 gene encoding F-box/LRR-repeat protein At3g26922 isoform X1 — MAEPSNKGGYNLRKRRKTCAVVDRISGMPDEIVVSILSFLPLKEAQATCILSRRWHYVWASLMTLNFDTKKRLSTLKGLKPKERDQGLIKRYAKWVNSVVEQHRAPCIDQFRVSFYLDKSFSTSIDKWVEFALKKGVQMLELNLLEYVYYCKIKPGYPFPQQLLGLNREGAESAWKHLCRDGPSHQPCVCVGLKSLRVLTLECVDISGDVLEYFLRTCPVLERVSVYGSSTLVYLRVVGPSIALKHLVIQRCSNVVGIEIVDADVISFTYDGGEGIHLRLENVPHLVEVSIYEHREYYSFLSIDVLFASLSSCVSQLEILKMNNTILYYRESYMVPMLPNLKLLGLSFKDDEALMQLASFLKSSPCVERLVIHLHYSISNRKKCHFKNKKAAKCSHADLKAVKLVGYDGSTREDEIVKYLTKTAINLEQIVIDPARNWLYRIPKRKDAMRREEQVRAHFRQLKVPSNIDFVCL, encoded by the exons ATGGCGGAACCAAGCAACAAG GGTGGTTACAAtttgagaaagagaaggaaaacaTGTGCTGTGGTGGATAGAATCAGTGGAATGCCGGATGAAATTGTAGTGAGTATACTGTCTTTCTTGCCCCTGAAGGAAGCACaggctacttgcatcttgtctAGGAGATGGCATTATGTGTGGGCGTCTCTCATGACTCTCAACTTTGACACCAAGAAAAGGTTGAGCACCTTGAAGGGTCTGAAGCCGAAAGAACGAGACCAGGGCCTTATCAAGAGGTATGCTAAGTGGGTCAACAGCGTGGTTGAACAGCATAGAGCCCCATGCATTGACCAGTTCCGTGTTTCGTTTTATCTAGACAAGAGTTTTTCGACTTCTATTGATAAGTGGGTTGAGTTTGCACTGAAAAAGGGTGTTCAAATGCTGGAGCTGAATTTGTTAGAATATGTCTATTATTGCAAGATCAAACCGGGATATCCTTTTCCCCAGCAACTTTTGGGTCTCAACAGAGAAGGTGCAGAGTCTGCTTGGAAGCACTTGTGTCGTGATGGTCCAAGTCATCAACCCTGCGTGTGCGTTGGCTTGAAGTCACTCAGGGTTCTTACCTTGGAATGTGTTGACATCTCTGGAGACGTTCTCGAGTACTTTTTGCGCACTTGTCCGGTTCTGGAAAGGGTTTCGGTGTATGGTTCCTCAACATTGGTTTATCTACGAGTTGTCGGTCCATCAATTGCATTGAAGCACTTAGTGATACAAAGATGTAGCAACGTCGTAGGCATTGAGATTGTTGATGCAGATGTCATTTCCTTTACTtatgatggtggagagggaaTACATTTGCGTCTTGAGAATGTGCCGCATCTTGTTGAGGTATCCATTTATGAGCACCGTGAATATTACTCTTTTTTAAGCATTGATGTTCTCTTTGCCAGCCTTTCCTCCTGTGTTTCTCAGCTGGAGATTCTGAAAATGAATAATACGATACTG TACTACAGGGAGAGTTATATGGTTCCCATGTTACCAAATCTCAAGCTTTTGGGATTATCCTTTAAAGATGATGAGGCACTAATGCAATTGGCTTCCTTCTTGAAATCATCTCCTTGTGTTGAAAGGCTTGTGATACAT TTGCACTACTCAATATCAAATCGAAAAAAATGCCACTTTAAGAATAAGAAAGCTGCCAAATGCTCCCATGCAGATCTCAAGGCCGTGAAATTGGTAGGTTATGATGGCAGCACGCGCGAAGATGAAATTGTCAAGTACTTGACAAAAACTGCGATCAACTTGGAACAAATTGTTATCGATCCTGCCCGGAATTGGCTTTATAGAATACCAAAAAGGAAGGATGCAATGAGAAGAGAAGAACAAGTAAGGGCTCATTTTCGGCAGCTCAAAGTGCCTTCAAATATAGACTTTGTATGCTTGTAA
- the LOC112178579 gene encoding F-box/LRR-repeat protein At3g26922 isoform X2 produces the protein MPDEIVVSILSFLPLKEAQATCILSRRWHYVWASLMTLNFDTKKRLSTLKGLKPKERDQGLIKRYAKWVNSVVEQHRAPCIDQFRVSFYLDKSFSTSIDKWVEFALKKGVQMLELNLLEYVYYCKIKPGYPFPQQLLGLNREGAESAWKHLCRDGPSHQPCVCVGLKSLRVLTLECVDISGDVLEYFLRTCPVLERVSVYGSSTLVYLRVVGPSIALKHLVIQRCSNVVGIEIVDADVISFTYDGGEGIHLRLENVPHLVEVSIYEHREYYSFLSIDVLFASLSSCVSQLEILKMNNTILYYRESYMVPMLPNLKLLGLSFKDDEALMQLASFLKSSPCVERLVIHLHYSISNRKKCHFKNKKAAKCSHADLKAVKLVGYDGSTREDEIVKYLTKTAINLEQIVIDPARNWLYRIPKRKDAMRREEQVRAHFRQLKVPSNIDFVCL, from the exons ATGCCGGATGAAATTGTAGTGAGTATACTGTCTTTCTTGCCCCTGAAGGAAGCACaggctacttgcatcttgtctAGGAGATGGCATTATGTGTGGGCGTCTCTCATGACTCTCAACTTTGACACCAAGAAAAGGTTGAGCACCTTGAAGGGTCTGAAGCCGAAAGAACGAGACCAGGGCCTTATCAAGAGGTATGCTAAGTGGGTCAACAGCGTGGTTGAACAGCATAGAGCCCCATGCATTGACCAGTTCCGTGTTTCGTTTTATCTAGACAAGAGTTTTTCGACTTCTATTGATAAGTGGGTTGAGTTTGCACTGAAAAAGGGTGTTCAAATGCTGGAGCTGAATTTGTTAGAATATGTCTATTATTGCAAGATCAAACCGGGATATCCTTTTCCCCAGCAACTTTTGGGTCTCAACAGAGAAGGTGCAGAGTCTGCTTGGAAGCACTTGTGTCGTGATGGTCCAAGTCATCAACCCTGCGTGTGCGTTGGCTTGAAGTCACTCAGGGTTCTTACCTTGGAATGTGTTGACATCTCTGGAGACGTTCTCGAGTACTTTTTGCGCACTTGTCCGGTTCTGGAAAGGGTTTCGGTGTATGGTTCCTCAACATTGGTTTATCTACGAGTTGTCGGTCCATCAATTGCATTGAAGCACTTAGTGATACAAAGATGTAGCAACGTCGTAGGCATTGAGATTGTTGATGCAGATGTCATTTCCTTTACTtatgatggtggagagggaaTACATTTGCGTCTTGAGAATGTGCCGCATCTTGTTGAGGTATCCATTTATGAGCACCGTGAATATTACTCTTTTTTAAGCATTGATGTTCTCTTTGCCAGCCTTTCCTCCTGTGTTTCTCAGCTGGAGATTCTGAAAATGAATAATACGATACTG TACTACAGGGAGAGTTATATGGTTCCCATGTTACCAAATCTCAAGCTTTTGGGATTATCCTTTAAAGATGATGAGGCACTAATGCAATTGGCTTCCTTCTTGAAATCATCTCCTTGTGTTGAAAGGCTTGTGATACAT TTGCACTACTCAATATCAAATCGAAAAAAATGCCACTTTAAGAATAAGAAAGCTGCCAAATGCTCCCATGCAGATCTCAAGGCCGTGAAATTGGTAGGTTATGATGGCAGCACGCGCGAAGATGAAATTGTCAAGTACTTGACAAAAACTGCGATCAACTTGGAACAAATTGTTATCGATCCTGCCCGGAATTGGCTTTATAGAATACCAAAAAGGAAGGATGCAATGAGAAGAGAAGAACAAGTAAGGGCTCATTTTCGGCAGCTCAAAGTGCCTTCAAATATAGACTTTGTATGCTTGTAA